The window ATATCTTTAGGTGAGTTATCACTCTTTTTATTGTCATCATCATCCTTAACAGCCCAAAGGTAAATCCCTTCTGCTGCAAGCGCAACTAGACCAGCCTTCATCAGTTGCGACTTCGTAATTCCATAATCATCCGATCCATCTTGATTTAATGGAGTCTGTGTTGGTGGTTGAGTATAAGCAAATTGAGACAATTGAGTTGCAGGTACATAACGGATCAATTGACCAGATTGATCAAACTGTGCGACTTCATACGATCCATCAGCTTTAGCAAGTGCTAGACTGTGTTCACTAGTATTATTTTCATTATAGAAGCCACTAATTACGATTTTTTCTCCATTTTTCAGTGTAATGACAAGGTCATTACCTTGTTTTGAAACTGATTTTATATCTGCTTGAGTTACACCAATCTGAACAATCGAAGGTTGATTTAAAATCACTTCTTTCATTTGTGCATCTTGTAAAGTCATTAAATTTTTCTTTGAAGAAACGACAACGTTCGTCATTATTATGCTCACTGATCCATTATAATTTTAAGGACTTATCGATTAATGAATAATTAAGTTATTAATCTAGCAATTAAAGTATCAAATGATCACCATAAGAACAATCATATCTAAGAAAGTTTTTCGCTTTTACTTAATTGACCATTTGTTAAAATCTTTAAAGTTTTATTTTTGAAAACAATTAAATTTACCCATAAAAAACCAGCCTTATCTTAGACTGGTTATTCGCATCTATGAAATACAGATCCTATGTAATCAACACTACATTAGAACTTAGGATCACGCATTTGTACCAAACTGCTATTTGCTTTAGCTAAACTATCAGCCAACTTACCCATGACAGTTGGAATAAGATTTTCAGCCATTTGTGCTGCTTGTAATCCAAGCTTTTCACCAAAAGTTGGACGCTTGCGCGTATTAATGACATAGACATCATGTTGCGACAACAAACCAAGTAAATATTCATCTGAGGTCTGAAGCTTATCCACTAAATTTAACTGACGTGCATCTTCACCATACCAGTGCTCACCTGTTGCAACTTTTTCAACATCCAATTGAGGACGATATTTTTCGATGAAGTGTTTGAAGAGAACGTGTGTCTGTTGTAATTCTTCTTCAAATTTAGCTTTGCCTTCAGGTGTATTTTCACCAAACATGGTTACTGTACGTTTATATTGACCGGCTGTATAAAGATCAAAATCAACATGATGTTGTTTAAGCAAACGATTAAAATTTGGAACTTGCGCCACCACACCAATCGATCCAACGACCGCAAAAGGCGCTGAGATGATTTCATTCGCGATGCATGCCATCATATAACCACCGCTGGCAGCCACTTTATCCACACAAATTGTCACATGAAAACCAGCATCACGTAAACGAACCAATTGTGCAGCAGCAAGACCATAACCATGAACCATACCACCTGGGCTTTCTAAGCGTACCACAACACGATCATGCCCTGCTTTTGCAGTTGCAAGAATCAAAGTGATTTCTTCACGAATAGTGTCTACAGCAGAAGCCTGCATATCCCCTTTAAAATCTAGAACATATATTTTCTTATCATTCTTTTTACGTGCTTTTGCTTCTTTTGCAAGCTGTTGAACAAGTTGCAATAATTCCAAACGAGAAGCTGTGGTTTGCGCAATCTTTTTTCTTTGTTCATTTACACGCGCGTTTAAATGGCTAATACGAATTTCGGCAGGAAATTTAGGTAAATGGAATAACATAAAATAAGTGCTCTTTAGTTCGGCTTTATTGCTCTAAGATGCGGTCTGTTCAATAAAAATTCAATAGTGAATTTGCAAAATAGATTCATTTTCATCTATATACAAAAAAGCACTTTGCTCATGAATACTTGCAAAGTGCTTTCAAAGAACCATCGCTTAGATGATTGGATCGGAGGAATTAACCAAAACGACCCGTAATATAAGCTTCAGTTAATTGATGATCAGGTTGAGTGAAAACTTTTTCTGTTGAATTCACTTCAATCAAATCACCTAAGTGAAAATACGCTGTACGGTCAGAGACACGTGCTGCTTGTTGCATTGAGTGGGTTACAATTGCAATTGTATATTGTTCAGAAAGCTCAGATATTAACTCTTCAATCTTTGCTGTTGCAATCGGATCTAGTGCTGAACATGGCTCATCCATTAAAATCACTTCTGGACTGACCGCAATCGTACGTGCAATACACAAACGCTGTTGTTGACCACCAGATAAACCTGTACCAGGTTGATTTAAACGATCTTTGACTTCATCCCATAGACCAGCTTTACGTAAACTATTTTCTACAATTTCTTCTAAGTCATATTTGTTACGTGCCAAACCGTGAAGTTTAGGACCATATGCAACGTTGTCAAAAATTGACTTTGGGAATGGGTTTGGTTTTTGGAATACCATGCCAACTTGTGCGCGCAATAACACCACATCTAAGTTTGGATCATAGATATCTTGATTATCTAATGTCACCTTGCCTGTTACACGACAAATATCAATCGTGTCATTCATACGATTCAGTGTACGAAGAAAGGTTGATTTACCACACCCAGATGGACCAATAAATGCAATGACTTCATTTTGGTAAATATCAAGGTCAATCCCCTTGATTGCCTCAGTTTCACCATAGTACACATGAACATCTTGAGTACTAATTTTCACATCACCTTGCAATGAGCTTTTTGCTTTGACAGAAGTTTCAAACTGCGCAACAAAAGCTGTTTCTTGATGTGCTGATGTTTCTGACGATGTAAATTGAGTTTGCTGTGGATTCACTGATTTATCCTTTTCTAAGGAGTTCGTGGTATCTATAGTATTCATCATGTTATCTCCGATTACCAACGTACTTCAAATTTCTTACGTAACCAAATTGCAAGACTGTTTAAACCAATCATCAGAGCAAGCAACACAATAATCGCTGCTGCGGTACGCCCTTCGAAGAAGTTGCGCAATTCATTGCCCTGCCATAAGAAAATTTGTACAGGTAACGCTGTAGATTGATCTAATGGCGAAGCTGGTACACTCGCGACGAAAGCACTCATACCAATTAACAAGAGTGGTGCTGTCTCACCAAGTGCTTGTGCAACACCAATAATTGCTCCCGTCAAAATACCAGGCAAAGCCAACGGTAAAACATGATGGAAAACGGTTTGAACTCTCGATGCACCCAAGCCTAGAGCAGCTTGACGAATCGAAGGAGGAACGGCTTTCAGTGATGCACGTGTTGTAATAATCACTGTTGGAAGCGTCATTAAACTCAAGACCAAACCACCCACTAATGGCGCTGAGATCGGTAAATGCATCCAGCCAATAAAGATTGCTGCACCTAATAAACCAAATACAATCGAAGGTACTGCTGCCAAGTTATTGATATTGACTTCAATAATATCAGTCATCACATTCTTTGGTGCAAACTCTTCTAAGTAAATCGCACTTGCCACACCGATTGGAATCGAAATCAAGATCACGATAAGCATCATGAACAAAGAGCCCATGAATGCACCTGCCAAACCACTCGTTGCAGGAGAACTACGCGAATCTGGATTAACAAACAAGTTCGTATTAAAACTATTTTTAATCACGCCATCTGCTTTTAATTGATCCGCTAACTGACGTAATTCTGGGTTTAATTGCTGCTGTTCATCTGGAAGAGAACGATCAATATTACCTGCCAACCAAACATCTACATTTGCATCAGCCAAAATCTTAATATCTTGTGTTTTACCAATCAGTGATGGATTGGCAAATACCATGTCACGTAAACGGTATGCTTCTGAACTGGTATATAGACCTCTCAACTCATCACGTTGAGATTCAACCGCAGGATCTTTTGTAATGATCGCATTTGCAATTAAAGCATCCCAATCGACCATTCCCATTTGCGTTTGCCACTCAATATAACGCTCTTCAAAACGCGCTGGACTCTCACCAGCTTGACGCTTTGGAGGTGCACCCGCATCGATAATAGTCGGATCAAAATACACTGGAATCGTCATCGTATTTTGCCAGAAAGCTGGAAGCCCCTTCGATAAAATACTCACGAAAAGCAATGCAACAAACGCTAAGCCAAGCATCACGGCTGAAAACCCAAAGAAACGAAAGGTCTTTTCTTTGCGATGACGTTTCGCAAGTGACTTTTCAATTCTTGCTTTACGCTCTTCACGTAATTCTTGCGCTGCTTGCGGGTCAAATGCAGGACTCTGATCCACAGGAGATGTATTGGATGAAGTCATTCGTATTGCTCACGATATTTACGCACGATATAAAGTGCAATAATGTTGAGACCCAATGTAATTACAAATAAGGTCAAACCAAGTGCAAATGCCACAAGTGCTTGTGGGCTTGCAAAGTCGGTATCTCCAGTTAATTGATTTACAATAGTTACCGTTACAGTAGATACAGCTTCTAATGGATTTGCATGCAATATTGGACTATTACCTGCGGCTAACACCACGATCATGGTTTCACCAATCGCACGCGAAGCAGCCAGTAAGAATGCACCAACGATCCCTGGTAGCGCAGCTGGCATCACCACTCGACGAATCGTTTCTGATTTAGTCGCACCTAAGCCCAAAGAACCATCACGCAACGATCTCGGCACTTGTGTAATGATGTCATCCGATAAAGACGATACAAATGGGATAATCATAATCCCCATAACGAAGCCAGCAGTAAGCGCGCTGGTCGCATTGATATTGAGTCCTATCGCCTCACCGAACAATCGGAAATATGGTCCGATGATCATTAATGCAAAGACACCATACACAATCGTTGGAATACCAGCCAAAATTTCAATCGTTGGTTTTGCCCAAGAGCGTAAACGTGGTGAGGCATATTCCGCCAAATAAATCGCAATCATCAATCCAACAGGAACTGCAACTAAAAGTGCAACTCCACTGACCATTAACGTACCCCAAAGCAATGGTAATAAACCATAACTTCCTTCAGCAGTACCAGAAGTGCTAAAACCAGGATTCCATTCTGTTCCAAAGAAGAAATCAAATGGACTAACAAAACTAAAAAAGCGTAAAGCCTCACTGAACATCGACAATACGATTCCAATCGTGGTTAGAATCGCAACACCAGAACATAAAATTAAACCAACGTTAATCGCACGTTCAACTTGATTACGCGCTCGAAACTGTTGACTGATTGTTCTTTTGGCCCAAACTAATCCCGCCAGTGCTGCACTAATCACAACTGCTACTTTAGCAAAGGTACCAATACTCTGAAATTTAGCCAGCTCTTTAGCTGCTGCAAGCTCGTAAGTTGCAGCTTGATCAGTTACCCCAAAGCCTGAAGCAATTGCTTGTACACGACTAAATAAAACTGAACGACCACTTTCATCTAGGCTCGCATTCACAGTGGCAGGAATATGATTAAATACAATTTGTTTTAATACTGTTGGCTCAACCACATTCCAAATCAACAAAATTAAAAAAGCTGGAATACCACACCACAAAGCAACCAAAGCACCATAATAGCCGGGACGCGAATGCAATGCAGCCGAGTTATTTCCCTTACCTGCTAGGTTACGGCTTTTTCTCAGCCCAATTTGATATGCGATTGCCACAAGGGCCAACAACACACCGATAATTAGCAGATTCATGCAATCTCCACTGTTTTCTCAATTCTTTTCATCTGAAAAAACTTAGCCTGATAAAAAAGGCTGATGATATAAATATCACCAGCCCGATTTAGTCGATCTTATTTAACAGTTTTACCTGCTTTAAAGTCCGCCAAGATTTTTGCACGCTCGCTATCCGACATTGGAATTAAACCAGCGCGCTCTAATTTAGAACCTTTACCTGTCACATTCTTATTCAAGAAGTATTCTACATATTGAGGTAAACCTTTGATTGATTTCAAATGTTCCCCTTTCACATAGAAATATAAAGGACGTGAAACAGGATACTTACCACTTAAAATTGTTGCTTCTGAAGGAACAACGTTATTCACTGTCGCCACGCGAAGTTTGTCACGGTTTTGATCGTAGAAACTCAAACCAAATACACCGACAGCACTTTGATTTGTTCTTAAACGTGCAAGCGTTTCTGTGTAATCACCTGCAATTTCAATTACACGACCATCTTTACGGAAGTTAGTACATGCTTTTTTCTGTGCGTCTTTGTCTAAGCCTTTGATATATTCATAAGTTTCACAACCTGAATCTACCATTTTCTCTTGGAAGACTTCACGTGTACCGTGGTTAGAGCCAGGAATTACCAATGTAATTGGCTCATTCGGTAAAGTTTTATCAATTTGATTCCAACGTGTATACGGATTTGGCACTAACTTACCATTTGATGGTAACTCAGCTGCAATCGCGGTAAATACATGATAAGGCTTTAATTTAAATGCTGCTTTATTAATATTTGATGCAAATACGATACCGTCATAACCAATTTTTATTTCTAAAATTTGATTAACACCAGCTTTTTTACAAACTTCAATTTCAGAATCTTTAATTTTACGAGATGAGTTTGCAACATCGATCGTGTTATCACCCACACCTTGACAGAATTGTTTTAAACCACCTGAAGAACCACCAGAACCAACAACAGGCGTTTTAAATTGTGGGAAAGTGTTACCAAACTCTTCTGCTGCAATACTTGCGAAAGGCAAAACAGTTGAAGAACCAGCAATTTGGATCGTATCACGAGCTGCGTTTGCAGTCGTTGCTACAGTTGCCCCAGTTACAGCTAATGCAATTGCGAGATTACGTGGGTTTAAGCGCATTTTGTTTTCTCTCATTTATACAATTTGATTTACAACTCTTTTAAATTGAAGTGTTGTACTTTGGTTAACTGCATTTTGATTAGATAATATGACAAATAAGTTACAACTTTGTGACGCTTTGATGATAATTGAGATATTGCATCAAATTTATTTAAATTTTATTAAATATCAATATGTAAGCAAAGACAAAATATCTTTACAGCTAGAGCAACGACAATCGAAATTGTAATATCTCATTCGATTATTGCAACTTATCTTTAATTTTTTAGAGCAATGTCATCCTTAATCGCGAAGAAAATATGATCAATAGAATACCAGTCAATTTTTCCCTTATTCAATAGTATGACACATTTATTAAAATGAACCTGTATACTGAGAAACAACGATGATTGCCATTTTTCTATTAAAATTTTAGAAGAATGTCTTACAGCATATCGTTTTTTAGAAATTATATTTTATTAAACATTATTATTTGCGTTCTAAAAGTATTAACACATCATTCAGTTTATTGAAATTTCTTAGAACAGTGTATTGATCTATATTCATTTTAAACGAATAGAAAGAAGAGATCATGAATACTAAAGCCATCGCAACCTTCAATCCTGATTTACCCATTCACATGACATTTTCAGAGCATGATTGGCATCTGCTTGCACAGCATTGGTATCCAATCGCCTTAGCCCGTGATATTACAGAACAGCCCACAGCCACCATGTTACTCGATATGCCACTGGTGATTTACAAAATGGCAGACCAACTTGTTGTTGCCAAAGATGCCTGTCCACATCGTGGTGTTCCCCTGAGTTTAGGCCGTAATGATGGATTAGGTGTGGTCTGTCGCTATCACGGTTTACGTTTCGGTGAAAATGGAAAATGTAATCGTATTCCCGCCCATCCAGAACATAAAATATCTGAACGCTTTCATCTAAAAACATATGCTGCTATCGAGAAATATGGCCTGATCTGGTGCAATCTCACAGCGAATAAAGATGCGTTACCCGCTATTCCACACATGCCTTATTGGGATCATCTAGACTTTCAACAATTGGTCTGTCCGTCTGTAGAGCTCAATTGTTTTGCAGGAAGACAGCTTGAAGGTTTTATTGATGTGGCTCATTTTGCTTGGGTACATCCTGATACTTTTGGAGACCCAGACAATGTTGAAGTACCAGATTACACGACGACAGAGACCACTTACGGTTTTGATGCAGATTATATAAGTAGTGTCGGTCGTTACCCGATTGGTATGGATCAGCGTGGACAAGAAGGCTTTCAGTGGTTAAGGCATTTTGAAATCAGCCTTCCCTTTACCGCAACACTGACGATCCATTTTCCGAATGATAGCAAGCAAGTGATTATGAATGCTGCTAGTCCTGTGTCTGCGCGTCAAACGCGTTTATTTGCACCAATCTGCCGTAACTATGATAAAGACTTACCTGTCGAAGATGCCTATAAATTCAATTTAGAAATTTTTGAAGAAGATCGCCTCATTGTAGAAACTCAAAAACCTGAATATCTACCACTAGACCTATCTATGGAAGCACATTTCCCAGCAGATCGTAGTTCTAGCATGTACCGTAAACTGCTCCGAAAAATGGGATTTAGTCCAATTTTTGCTGCCTGATTTTATTTTTCAAACATTCATAAATAAAAACGAGGTCATTAAAGACCTCGTTTTTATTAGTAAACCAAACTGCAATTAAACAATTGGTGGTACATAAGTACCTTCAACAATTGAGTCTTTGATTCGATCAGCTTCTGCTAGCACAAGTGCAAGTAAATTTTGAACGTTTTCAAGCGTTGCAACTGGGCTTAACGTGGTCATCTTCAAAGATTGAACATTACCCACTTTGGTCACACCAATATTTGCTTCACCACGTGCAAACAATTCATCTGCAACGTTTTGATTCAAGCTATCGACAAACTCAGCTGGATAACCTTCTGGCACGACACGGAACAGCACTGACGCAAACTGTGGTTCAACCAACAGCTCAAGACCGTCTGTTGCTTTGATATAGTCTGCGACTTCACGTGTTAATTTCACGCCGTGATCGATCATTGAACCATAAAGCTCTTCACCTAATGCTTCAACTGTCATCCACAATTTCAATGCATCAAAACGACGAGTCGTTTGTAATGATTTAGACACAAGGTTAGGGACACCATGCTCTTCATCATAAGCAGAGTTTAAGTACTCCGCTTCATAATGCATAAAGCGATAGTTTGCTTCGTCTTTCAACAGGAAAGCACCACAACTAATGCTTTGGAAATAATGCTTATGGAAATCAAGCGTGATTGAGTCTGATAATTCAATTCCATCTAACATTGCACGATGGTCATTTGAAAGAATCAGTGCACCACCCCAAGCTGCATCAATGTGCATCCATGAACCAAATTTATTGGTAATTTCACGGATTTTCTTAAGTGGATCAATTGCGCCAGCATCTGTCGTACCCGCTGTTGCAACTACACAAGCGACGATCTTGCCT is drawn from Acinetobacter suaedae and contains these coding sequences:
- the pstB gene encoding phosphate ABC transporter ATP-binding protein PstB codes for the protein MNTIDTTNSLEKDKSVNPQQTQFTSSETSAHQETAFVAQFETSVKAKSSLQGDVKISTQDVHVYYGETEAIKGIDLDIYQNEVIAFIGPSGCGKSTFLRTLNRMNDTIDICRVTGKVTLDNQDIYDPNLDVVLLRAQVGMVFQKPNPFPKSIFDNVAYGPKLHGLARNKYDLEEIVENSLRKAGLWDEVKDRLNQPGTGLSGGQQQRLCIARTIAVSPEVILMDEPCSALDPIATAKIEELISELSEQYTIAIVTHSMQQAARVSDRTAYFHLGDLIEVNSTEKVFTQPDHQLTEAYITGRFG
- the sohB gene encoding protease SohB is translated as MLFHLPKFPAEIRISHLNARVNEQRKKIAQTTASRLELLQLVQQLAKEAKARKKNDKKIYVLDFKGDMQASAVDTIREEITLILATAKAGHDRVVVRLESPGGMVHGYGLAAAQLVRLRDAGFHVTICVDKVAASGGYMMACIANEIISAPFAVVGSIGVVAQVPNFNRLLKQHHVDFDLYTAGQYKRTVTMFGENTPEGKAKFEEELQQTHVLFKHFIEKYRPQLDVEKVATGEHWYGEDARQLNLVDKLQTSDEYLLGLLSQHDVYVINTRKRPTFGEKLGLQAAQMAENLIPTVMGKLADSLAKANSSLVQMRDPKF
- the pstA gene encoding phosphate ABC transporter permease PstA; the protein is MTSSNTSPVDQSPAFDPQAAQELREERKARIEKSLAKRHRKEKTFRFFGFSAVMLGLAFVALLFVSILSKGLPAFWQNTMTIPVYFDPTIIDAGAPPKRQAGESPARFEERYIEWQTQMGMVDWDALIANAIITKDPAVESQRDELRGLYTSSEAYRLRDMVFANPSLIGKTQDIKILADANVDVWLAGNIDRSLPDEQQQLNPELRQLADQLKADGVIKNSFNTNLFVNPDSRSSPATSGLAGAFMGSLFMMLIVILISIPIGVASAIYLEEFAPKNVMTDIIEVNINNLAAVPSIVFGLLGAAIFIGWMHLPISAPLVGGLVLSLMTLPTVIITTRASLKAVPPSIRQAALGLGASRVQTVFHHVLPLALPGILTGAIIGVAQALGETAPLLLIGMSAFVASVPASPLDQSTALPVQIFLWQGNELRNFFEGRTAAAIIVLLALMIGLNSLAIWLRKKFEVRW
- a CDS encoding substrate-binding domain-containing protein, with protein sequence MRLNPRNLAIALAVTGATVATTANAARDTIQIAGSSTVLPFASIAAEEFGNTFPQFKTPVVGSGGSSGGLKQFCQGVGDNTIDVANSSRKIKDSEIEVCKKAGVNQILEIKIGYDGIVFASNINKAAFKLKPYHVFTAIAAELPSNGKLVPNPYTRWNQIDKTLPNEPITLVIPGSNHGTREVFQEKMVDSGCETYEYIKGLDKDAQKKACTNFRKDGRVIEIAGDYTETLARLRTNQSAVGVFGLSFYDQNRDKLRVATVNNVVPSEATILSGKYPVSRPLYFYVKGEHLKSIKGLPQYVEYFLNKNVTGKGSKLERAGLIPMSDSERAKILADFKAGKTVK
- the pstC gene encoding phosphate ABC transporter permease subunit PstC, with product MNLLIIGVLLALVAIAYQIGLRKSRNLAGKGNNSAALHSRPGYYGALVALWCGIPAFLILLIWNVVEPTVLKQIVFNHIPATVNASLDESGRSVLFSRVQAIASGFGVTDQAATYELAAAKELAKFQSIGTFAKVAVVISAALAGLVWAKRTISQQFRARNQVERAINVGLILCSGVAILTTIGIVLSMFSEALRFFSFVSPFDFFFGTEWNPGFSTSGTAEGSYGLLPLLWGTLMVSGVALLVAVPVGLMIAIYLAEYASPRLRSWAKPTIEILAGIPTIVYGVFALMIIGPYFRLFGEAIGLNINATSALTAGFVMGIMIIPFVSSLSDDIITQVPRSLRDGSLGLGATKSETIRRVVMPAALPGIVGAFLLAASRAIGETMIVVLAAGNSPILHANPLEAVSTVTVTIVNQLTGDTDFASPQALVAFALGLTLFVITLGLNIIALYIVRKYREQYE
- a CDS encoding pyridoxal phosphate-dependent decarboxylase family protein, with amino-acid sequence MVDFAEHRKALLCNDAQSIADYQSAMGEAVQAVSAWLQNDKMYTGGSIKDLRAAISFNPSKEGLGVQQSLQRMVELFLNKSLKVHHPHSLAHLHCPTMVMSQIAEVLINATNQSMDSWDQSPAGSLMEVQLIDWLRQKVGYGAGQAGVFTSGGTQSNLMGVLLARDWCISKNWKDEHGNPWSVQRDGIPTEAMKNVKVICSENAHFSVQKNMAMMGMGFQSVVTVPVNENAQMDVDALEKTMAHLQSEGKIVACVVATAGTTDAGAIDPLKKIREITNKFGSWMHIDAAWGGALILSNDHRAMLDGIELSDSITLDFHKHYFQSISCGAFLLKDEANYRFMHYEAEYLNSAYDEEHGVPNLVSKSLQTTRRFDALKLWMTVEALGEELYGSMIDHGVKLTREVADYIKATDGLELLVEPQFASVLFRVVPEGYPAEFVDSLNQNVADELFARGEANIGVTKVGNVQSLKMTTLSPVATLENVQNLLALVLAEADRIKDSIVEGTYVPPIV
- a CDS encoding aromatic ring-hydroxylating oxygenase subunit alpha; this encodes MNTKAIATFNPDLPIHMTFSEHDWHLLAQHWYPIALARDITEQPTATMLLDMPLVIYKMADQLVVAKDACPHRGVPLSLGRNDGLGVVCRYHGLRFGENGKCNRIPAHPEHKISERFHLKTYAAIEKYGLIWCNLTANKDALPAIPHMPYWDHLDFQQLVCPSVELNCFAGRQLEGFIDVAHFAWVHPDTFGDPDNVEVPDYTTTETTYGFDADYISSVGRYPIGMDQRGQEGFQWLRHFEISLPFTATLTIHFPNDSKQVIMNAASPVSARQTRLFAPICRNYDKDLPVEDAYKFNLEIFEEDRLIVETQKPEYLPLDLSMEAHFPADRSSSMYRKLLRKMGFSPIFAA